The Porphyromonas pogonae genome segment CCCTCGCATTTGAATACCACAGTACTACCTTGAGGATATATTTTGCCCATATTTACTCCGCTGAGGCGTAGTTCTATACCTCCTGTTTCATCCTGAATATAGAGCGATTTGTAGAAATTACCCTCTTCGTCGTCAGTATTTACAACACCTTTGATGATGATATTATCGACAACTTTGGTAGCGCTACCTTTGTACAAAGCTTTGAGTTGCCCAATGGTGTGAGTGGGTTTTATAGCTACGTTGCCACTGTGATCAGGAGCTTGAGGTTCATTGAAAGAGTTGTAATTACATGAATTGAAGAACCCTGCGATTACTAAGCTTAGGAAGATCCCGTATATCTTGTTACTTTTCATAATTTTTGATCTTATTAACATTAGAATTGCAGTGACGTGTTGAAGAAGAATGTGGTACCATACATATAGAACAGCTTGGAGTCGAAAGGACGTATTATCTTGTCATTGTTTACCATTACACGCAACTGCTCGTAACCCCCGCTTTGCATCTTTTTGTTATTAAGGACATTGCTTACGGAGATATTAAACCTCAAGTAAGTGGTATAGTTAATTCTGTATGAATATCCTGCAAAGACATCAAGAGTAAAGCCTCCTTTGAGTTTTTCGGGGATTGCATATTTATTCTCAAGATCAGTGCGAGCTCTTTCTGTACGGATAATGGGATTCATGGAAATGAAGTTCCTGTCGAAGTAATTGGCATTGATACCAAACATGCCGTACCATGGAGCTCGATAGGTGAGCCCTATGGTCCCTGCTGTTTGAGGAGTACCCGAGGTATTGAGCCCATTCCAATAGACTTTGTCTTGCATAATCACTTTGGCCGAGTTGTCAACTGTTTGGATAAAATCCGCATCTGATGCATATCGATATCTACCATAGGTAAATGCACCCGTGGCAGTGAGAGTAGGGCTCAGCTTAGCTTCCATTCCGACCTCGAGTCCTGCATATTCCGTATCTATCCCTGTGATGGAAAGATTGGAGAACGAGCCTTGAGAGTCATCATAAAAACTCATTCCTCTGGTTTGGTCATTGATGCGAGTATAAAAGCCTGTTATACGCCCTCGTAACCAAGGCAAACGTATATTATAGCTCAAGTCTCCCGAGTATATCTTCTCAGGCTTGGGATCTGTAACATAAGAGTTACGAGTCCGTGGTGAGATAAAGATATTGCGGAAGTAAGGTGCCTGTTGCATCAGAGCCATATTGGCTTCTAAGAAGTGATTACCTGTAACACTATACACACCCCCAAGTTTGAACCCGTAATTGAAGAACTTTTTAGTGTCTGACTCACCATAGGAATTTGTGGGAAAAAGCCCCCTCTGTTGTAGACCTTTTCGCATCATGGAGGTGACGCCTAATGAGACTCCTGCATAGGCATCCAGATTGTCATATTTGTATTTGCCTACGGCCCAGGCGTTGTAATCACGGATATATGCATAGTAATCATGCCCCATTTTATCTCCTTTCTTGACTATGCGGTCGGGATCAAGTAGGTTTAATTGTACCTTGGCAGGATCACCTGAGAAATCTCTCTCGGCAAATTTGTCGATATCATACCAATACTCACCGCCCAGCAGATCCTTCATCTTATTATAATTATGAGTCCTGTTGAGTCGCATGTTGAGCCCGGCATCCAACTTGAAATTATTTGCAACGTTGGTATTCAATACTGTAGCAAAATTGAACTGTTGCTGATCATTCATCCTATCTTCAATGGCATATTCAGAGCCGAGCCCCTCTGCCAATAATATGCCGTTGCTGTCATAGGTCTTCTTATTGTTATTCTTGTTTATCTCATAGAGTTTGTCCCAGTTGATATAGCGAGTGTTTCTATCGGATTTCCATAAATTTTCAGCGTATTCTGCAGATGCTTCGTCTGGTATAAAAGAAGGATCAACTGCACGTGCTGTAAAATAACTGGGGAGGTTACGGTAATAATCGGGTCGTGGATCGGGAGCATTCATCCAAGTAAGAGCGCTATAAGCATTCTTGCCGAATCGGTATCCCACCGAAGTGGTAAGATTGGTATTATCTCCGGGCTTCCAGATGTGTGACAATTGTATCATGGGTTCATGATAATCTTTTACACGCGAATTTCTCCACTTATCATCTTGTTTTCCGATATTGGGGTTGTAGAAATTGGATCCTACCAGATCATATGCTTCTTGTGTAGAAGCCGAACCTACTCCTCTTTTTGTAGGAGACCCTATAAAAGTCAAAGACAATCTATGCCGAGGGTTGAGCATTTTTTCTATACCCAGATAATATCCCCATGAATCATAAAATTGTCCTCTGACATAGGAATAAATACCATTGCCCCAACGTCTTGATACAGAACCTGCTACAGACCATCCGTTTTCCATCATCCCTGAAGCATAGGTAAACATCAGTCTATTACTGTATGTCCTATTACTATTGGAATAAGTAAGTCTTTTTTGAGCTCTTTGGCCTGATGCCCTCGTATTTATATTAGTAGCTTCACCTATACTGCCGAAGTCATTTTCCAGAGGTTGTATCCCCACACTATTGTCCTGATTGCGCAGGATATCATTGAGTCCGCTCCAGAGATACCATGACGAATAACCTGTGATCATATCGTTCATAAGCATGCCGTTGAGATATTGCGGAGTATATCCGCTTTCATAACCCCTGGCTCTGAAGCGCATAGGACTGAAGGTGTAAGCTGCAGCAGCCAGAAAAGGATCTTTTGAAGCTGTGAGGAGTGGTGAGTATTCATTGGAATGTCCGCTGTCAGTATCACCGAGCTCATCTACCGTGATATCCAGGTAGTTTTTGTCTGTATCACCACTAATGCTTTTGAGTCTGATCAGTGGTATTCCTATCTCACCTGAGGCTTTTTTTACTATGGTCACCTGCACGGCTTCATAACCCGGAGCGTTGATAGTCATAGTATATGAACCCTGGGGGAGTGATTTGAGATTGAATAATCCGTCCGATGAGGTTGTTACAACGATATTTTTGGGGCCTTTTACGGAAACCTGTACTTTATTCATCGGTTTCCCGGTAGCATCATCTATAATTTTGCCCTCACCGTGACCTTGGTTCTGACCGAGACATACGGCACTAATACCCAAGGCAAATAAAAGAGTTGTAGCGATTTTTTTCATACGCATAATATTATGGGGTATGGTAGTTTGCAGCTAAAGATTAAAAAAAACAACAAATATTTTTCGTTTAGTGTATTATATCCGTGTTCTATTATTTAGAATATTAGGACAAAGAGTTATGCAAAAGCAGAAAGGTGTGCATAAATTTCATACATTTGCAACATGATCATACCCAAGACAAGCATTGTTTACAAGATTAATACTTCAAATATAAGATATTTTTAAGAAAAAACTCGCAAAATATGAAGAATAGACTCCTATCGTTTCTTTTATTTCTGTTTGTTATAACATCGTTACAAGCTCAGGATAAGGCCAAGTATGCCAAAGTCACTGTGGCTTTTTATAACCTGGAGAATCTCTTTGATACCATAGATGGCCCCAATAAAGACGAAGAGTTTCTCCCCAACGGTGCTAATGCATGGACAGAAGAAAGATACCGTGAAAAGCTACACCATATGGCTTCGGTGATATCTCAAATAGGCAGTGATAAAGGCCCTGATATCATAGGCGTATGTGAAATAGAAAATATCAAGGTCTTGGAAGATCTTATTGCTCAACCGGAACTCAAGGGCTATGGTTACAGCATTGTACATTATGATTCGCCTGATGCGCGCGGTATTGATTGTGCTTTGCTTTACAAGGTCTCTGTGTTCAAGCTATTATCGTCCAAAGCTCATGCTGTGAATATACCCGGAGAGCCCAATGTAAAAACAAGAGATGTATTGGAAGCAAGCGGTACAATTCTTGGTGACAAATTCCATTTCCTTGTAGCTCACTGGCCTTCCAGAGCGGGAGGTGAGCAGATATCTCTCAATCGCCGTATGGCTGCCGCCAGAGTAATGAAAAGTGTATCTGACTCTGTGGTCAATCATGATGCTTCTGCCAAAGTAATACTCATGGGAGACTTCAATGATGATCCTGTATCACCCAGTATAAAAAGAGGATTGCAAACCAAAGATACCCCTGAGAATCTTGCGGCTCTCGACTTGTTCAACCCTATGACGAGCCTTTATCGTAAGGGGATAGGAACATTGGCTTATAGGGATGTATGGAATCTTTTTGATAATCTGGTAGTCAATGGTAATCTTATAGGTTCTGATTATACAACATTCAAAGTACTTCAGGATAAGAAAAGCGGAGAATACGCCCATGTTTTCAACAGTGAGTTTTTACGTCAGCAAAGAGGCCATTTTAAAGGATATCCTTTCCGCACCTTTGCTGGAGGACAATATCAGGGCGGATATAGTGATCACTTCCCTGTATATCTCTATATCGTCAAGAAGATTTAGACGTATTATGTGCGGCATTTTAGGAATACAAGGCCTGATTAAGTTTAGCCGTATTTGAGATATAGAGAGATTTATCTTTGTAAGCATTGAGACGCAATAATAGTAAAGGCTCGTGAGTAAATCACGAGCCTTTACTATTTATAGAGAATGATTCAATTCAGCAAAAAGAGTTCGTTATTTTGTGAAACAGCGAACTCTTTACTATAAATCAAAGTCTGTCGGTCATCTATGACCCTTCAAAAAGGGAAACTAAGCTAATGAGACTTAGTTCTCATAAAATTGATTTAGCTGATCAGGAGTAGGATCCACAGCACGAACTACTCCTAGTTCATCCACCAAATAACTGTGAAAACCATTGGCAAGACCGTAGGTTGATTTCACTTCATCTTGCTTTTTGATTGCTACCAGCATTTGAGTAGAAGAGTCTACTTTGTCAAGGTCAAGGGTGAGTTTGTACACACTTTTTTCGGTATCTAGAGATACCCCCTTGAAGTTAATCCTGTCATTTGTGTGCTGAGTAAAGAATCTATTCCAGCGCACATTTTCCGCTCTGCTTTCTGCATCGTATGCTGCCCAAAAGTGGACCAGTGTATAACGATGAGAGTTCTTTTGAGGGATCAAATGAGCAAGACCATCTGTAGTAGACTTCATTTCCGGCATTACTCCACCGACTTTCAATCCTGAGGATGATACGTCTTCCGGTTTTATCGCTGATATACTCACGGTCAATAGCGTAAAAACCATGGTAAAGCCGAAAACAAATTTTTTCAACTTCATAATAATCTATTTAAATTCAACATCACCGTCACTGTGTTACACAAGTTTTTCCCAACTTTTCACCAGTGCGGTTGCCCGTGTTTCGGGCGCATGTCAATGGTCAAAATCCGCTTGATTTTCCAAAAACATGACTACAAAAATAACTATAAAGAGCTTATCTTCCAACATTAGCTCCGATTTTAACAAATTCCTTATTAAATATATGCCTCAAATTATAGCTACAGATACAGTAATTATTCTTTAACTTATTTTTGGTTTCTGTAGTGTTATATTATTTATAAATAAATGGTTATATTCCAATAGATGGTGCTTGTTGAAATTTCAAATTATGGCATTGGACGATAGAGAAATGGGACTTATCTGTTTTCCATATCTTTTCCAATAATTTTGCTCATTGTGGGCTGAAATTTGCTAATCGGGTATTAAATACCTTAATCGGGATAAGAATGATAGTAATGTACAATGTGTTTTTTTGTAAACACAAATAAGGTATATATGAATGGTGATTCAGTGTATTTTGAGACTGTTGCAAAAGTCAACAGTCTCGTGGATTTTGGAGGCAAAGCCGACAAAAGACACTTTGACCGAGCAGAGAAGGTAAAGTGCAAGGCGCTAAGAGTGAGTGCACAGGGAGTTTACTTCAGGTAAATGGCCAAGCGCGAATCTCGCAAGCAACGAGGCAATTTGCCTGCTATGCAACGGTCTCATTTTATCACATAGCATATTTGAATGTTTATAAAAAATGGAGAATAGGCACATAAAAAGAGCGATAAAATAACTTATCGCTCTTTATAAAATAGGATATGGCTCGATTTGGACAATCAGTCTTTTATAGGAGCATCATATTGTACTTCCAGCTTTTTGAGCTCTGTAAGCATACTATCTCTTACAGCCTTGTATTCAGGCTTATTGTATACATTTCGAAGTTCATTCGGATCCTTCTTCAGGTCGAATAACTCCCATTCATCAAAATCATTATAGAAATGTATCAGTTTGTACCTCTCGCCTCTGATTCCATAGTGGCGTCTAGCTTTGTGTTCGCCCGGATATTCATAGAAGTGGTAGTAAAGTCCTTTGCGCCATGCATCGGGCTTGAGCGGTTTATTGTCTTTGAGCAATGGAAGCAATGAGCGTCCTTGCATATCTTGGGGTACACGTACTCCTGCTAAGTCAAGGAAGGTGGGGGCATAGTCGATATTCTGAACCATCAGCGTTACATCGCCTCTTTTGTTTAGACCTTGCGGTAGACGCATGATAAGTGGCGTTCTCATAGACTCTTCGTACATGAATCTTTTGTCAAACCACCCGTGTTCGCCCATGTAGAATCCTTGATCCGATGTATAGACGATGAGTGTGTTCTCGAGGAGATTATGCTCTTTGAGGTAGTCGAGTACTCGGCCGATATTCCTATCGAGAGACTTGATGATTTTCATATAATCTTTCATGTAACGCTGATATTTCCATACAGCCAGATCCTTTCCCTGAGGATTCTTGGCGTAGAAATCACGGATGATAGGATCATAAAATTTATCAAATGCTTTTTTTACTTCAGGACGTAGTCCTCCATGTATACCTTGTGTATCATTGTTCCATGTATAAGCTCCAGAGAGACGCGTTTTAACATCTTTTTTCATCATCTTCAGGTCATAGACCATATCCATGTCTTTGTAGATGCTCATTTCCTGATTGGCTGCACCCTGACGTGTTGCGTAATCATCCCAGAAAGTAGAGGGGATAGGTAAGTCTCTATCCTCATATGCATTAAGATCCACCGTATCCGCCATCCAATTCCGATGGGCGGCTTTGTGATGGATAAACAGGGCAAAGGGCTTTGACTTGTCTCTATGCTCCAACCAGTCCAGACTCATATCAGTGATAAGATTTGTTACATAACCACGTTTGCTGATAGTGTCTGATTTTTTTCCGGCAATATTAGACTCGATGATAAATTGAGGATCGTAATAATCTCCTTGTCCGGGCAGGATGCACCATTTGGTAAAACCTTGGGGTATGCTTTCCAAGTGCCACTTCCCAAAGATGGCAGTGTTGTAGCCTGCTTTTTGTAGTAGTTTCGGCATTGTTTGCTGGTTGCCGTCAAATTCTGTTGAGTTGTTTAGCTTGCCGTTTTTGTGACTATGCTTGCCGGTAAGCATGCATGCTCTACTCGGGCCGGAAATAGAATTGGCAACAAAACTTTCGGTAAATCTTATTCCTTCATTTGCAATACGATCCATATTAGGCGTTTGTATATATCTGCGATCATAGCAACTCATTGTTTGTTGCGAATGATCATCAGACATAATATAGATGATATTGTACTGTTTAGGTAGTTTAACTTCTTTGTTGGAGTTAGCTGCCGTTTTACACCCCAAGCTTATTAGAGGTAAAATGCCGGTGAACCCGGCGATGCAAATGGTTTTACAATCAGATTTCATTAAAAAAGTTTTTATTCGAATCTCTCTTTAATATTCTTTAATAGTGTCTCTCTAAACTGTGGGTGGGCTATCTCTACCAATGCATAGGCACGTTGCTTGAGCGTTTTACCCTTGAGCCTTGCCACACCATACTCGGTGACAAAGTAATCAACATCATTACGCATGGATGTGACAGTAGCTCCTTCTTTGAGTAACGGTACTATGCGAGACTCTTTGCCGTTGCGCGCTGTGGAAGGAAATGCCAGAATAGAAAATCCTCCTTCTGATCTTCTTGCACCACGCAGATAATCGACTTGGCCGCCTGTCCCGCTAAATTGATTATGACCTATGGATTCTGAGGCTACTTGTCCCGTAAGATCAACTTCAATACATGAATTGATAGAAATCATTTTCTTATTTTTTCCTATAATGAAGGGATCATTGGTATAATTGACAGAGTAAGCTTCTATCATGGGGTTGTGATCAAGGAATTCATATAATTCCCTTGAGCCCATGATAAGGGTAGTAACAACTTTGCCGGGATGCAGAGTTTTGTTTGCTCCATTGATATTGCCCGATCTGATCATATGCATCACTCCATCCGTAAACATTTCTGTATGGATTCCCATATCTTTTCTATCTTTCAGGCATTGGAGTACAGCATCGGGTATAGCTCCTATACCCAATTGTAAAGTGTCTCCGTCGTGAATAAGCTCGGAACATCGACGTCCTATTTCCATCTCTATTTCACCTATAGGAGGTCCCGGGATTTCAGTGATAGGGGAGTTATCCTCTATGATATAGTCTATTTGCGAAATATGTATGAAATTGTCGCCACCGATATATGGCATATTGGGGTTTATTTCTGCAATTATTGTGCGTGCGCACTCACAAGCCGGTTTGGTGTAGTCATTAGAGATACCAAAAGAGCAATAGCCGCTTTCGTCAGGCTCGGAGAGCTTTACTACAGCTACATCTACAGGATAAAATTTTTGTTTGAACAGATCAGGTACTTCATGGAAATGGCAAGGAAGAAAATCTGCTCTGCGTTCGTTGTAAGCCGGGCGTGAATTCCCTTCCAGAAAGTTGAGTACCGGTTTTACGATCCCTTCCATTTCTGGTTTTAGGTGCCATGCTTCTCCAAAGTAAAGCATATGAAAGACGGATAGATCCTTGAAACAGGCCCTATTGTCATACAACGCTTTCGAAACGACTGCAGGTGCTGCCGCCGCATGCCCGAATACCAAATGATCACCTTCTTTAATACCTTTTCTTACAGCCTCGTCCGCTGTGCAGATTTTGTTTAGATAAGTTTCTCTCCAGTTAGTTGACATGAATTCCTTAGATTTTAGGATTAGATAAGAAAAAACCATCCTTTAGCTCGTGCTTGCTATAGGATGGTTACAAATTTAATTAACTTTAGTTATATCCACAAGATGATAGTGTTCTTATCCGAGATATGGCTTAAGAGATTTACACTTATCATTCTGTCTCAATCTTCTAATCGCTTTTTCTTTGATCTGACGTACACGTTCTCTGGTGAGTCCGAATTTATCTCCAATCTCTTCCAGCGTCATTTCCTGACAGCCACCGATACCAAAGAACAGTTTTACGATTTCAGCCTCTCTGTCCGATAGTGTTCCCAACACTCTTTCTATCTCTGTGGCCAGAGACTCATTGATCAGGGATCTATCGGCATTGGGTGCATCGTCATTGACTAGTACATCCAAAAGGCTATTGTCTTCACCTTCTACAAAGGGAGCATCTACAGAGATATGTCTCCCCGATACTTTTAGGGTATCAGAGATTTTGTCTTCCGCAATATCCAATTCTTTCGCCAGCTCTGCTGATGATGGCCGACGTTCGTTTTCCTGTTCGAATTTTTGAAGAGCCTTCGTTATTTTATTCAGAGTTCCTACCTGATTCAGGGGCAAGCGCACAATTCTTGATTGCTCGGCGAGAGCTTGAAGAATCGATTGTCTTATCCACCATACAGCATAAGAAATAAACTTAAAACCACGAGTTTCATCAAACTTTTCAGCAGCTTTGATAAGACCAAGATTGCCTTCATTGATCAAGTCCGGCAAACTCAATCCTTGATTTTGATATTGCTTGGCTACAGACACCACAAAGCGCAGATTAGCTCTTGTTAGTTTTTCAAGTGCTCTACGATCTCCTCGCTTTATGGCTTGCGCCAATTCTACTTCTTCTTCAACTGTGATTAATTCCTCACGCCCAATTTCCTGTAAATATTTATCCAAAGACGCGCTTTCGCGGTTTGTAATGGACTTAGAAATCTTTAGCTGCCTCATTTGTTGCTATCTGATTTTACTTTAGAGTTTGCAAATTTAGTAAAAAGAAGTCACATATCCATCCTGCCCTATTTTTTGCAGTCAATTTGTTTTAGTAAAATACACAAACTTAGTTATGTAAATCCACATGTCCCTTGCATGATATGATAGTCGAGGATGGACAATGTATTTCCTGTTTGGTAATGAAAATAAATAT includes the following:
- a CDS encoding endonuclease/exonuclease/phosphatase family protein: MKNRLLSFLLFLFVITSLQAQDKAKYAKVTVAFYNLENLFDTIDGPNKDEEFLPNGANAWTEERYREKLHHMASVISQIGSDKGPDIIGVCEIENIKVLEDLIAQPELKGYGYSIVHYDSPDARGIDCALLYKVSVFKLLSSKAHAVNIPGEPNVKTRDVLEASGTILGDKFHFLVAHWPSRAGGEQISLNRRMAAARVMKSVSDSVVNHDASAKVILMGDFNDDPVSPSIKRGLQTKDTPENLAALDLFNPMTSLYRKGIGTLAYRDVWNLFDNLVVNGNLIGSDYTTFKVLQDKKSGEYAHVFNSEFLRQQRGHFKGYPFRTFAGGQYQGGYSDHFPVYLYIVKKI
- a CDS encoding sigma-70 family RNA polymerase sigma factor, whose amino-acid sequence is MRQLKISKSITNRESASLDKYLQEIGREELITVEEEVELAQAIKRGDRRALEKLTRANLRFVVSVAKQYQNQGLSLPDLINEGNLGLIKAAEKFDETRGFKFISYAVWWIRQSILQALAEQSRIVRLPLNQVGTLNKITKALQKFEQENERRPSSAELAKELDIAEDKISDTLKVSGRHISVDAPFVEGEDNSLLDVLVNDDAPNADRSLINESLATEIERVLGTLSDREAEIVKLFFGIGGCQEMTLEEIGDKFGLTRERVRQIKEKAIRRLRQNDKCKSLKPYLG
- a CDS encoding sulfatase family protein, coding for MKSDCKTICIAGFTGILPLISLGCKTAANSNKEVKLPKQYNIIYIMSDDHSQQTMSCYDRRYIQTPNMDRIANEGIRFTESFVANSISGPSRACMLTGKHSHKNGKLNNSTEFDGNQQTMPKLLQKAGYNTAIFGKWHLESIPQGFTKWCILPGQGDYYDPQFIIESNIAGKKSDTISKRGYVTNLITDMSLDWLEHRDKSKPFALFIHHKAAHRNWMADTVDLNAYEDRDLPIPSTFWDDYATRQGAANQEMSIYKDMDMVYDLKMMKKDVKTRLSGAYTWNNDTQGIHGGLRPEVKKAFDKFYDPIIRDFYAKNPQGKDLAVWKYQRYMKDYMKIIKSLDRNIGRVLDYLKEHNLLENTLIVYTSDQGFYMGEHGWFDKRFMYEESMRTPLIMRLPQGLNKRGDVTLMVQNIDYAPTFLDLAGVRVPQDMQGRSLLPLLKDNKPLKPDAWRKGLYYHFYEYPGEHKARRHYGIRGERYKLIHFYNDFDEWELFDLKKDPNELRNVYNKPEYKAVRDSMLTELKKLEVQYDAPIKD
- a CDS encoding carboxypeptidase regulatory-like domain-containing protein, which gives rise to MKKIATTLLFALGISAVCLGQNQGHGEGKIIDDATGKPMNKVQVSVKGPKNIVVTTSSDGLFNLKSLPQGSYTMTINAPGYEAVQVTIVKKASGEIGIPLIRLKSISGDTDKNYLDITVDELGDTDSGHSNEYSPLLTASKDPFLAAAAYTFSPMRFRARGYESGYTPQYLNGMLMNDMITGYSSWYLWSGLNDILRNQDNSVGIQPLENDFGSIGEATNINTRASGQRAQKRLTYSNSNRTYSNRLMFTYASGMMENGWSVAGSVSRRWGNGIYSYVRGQFYDSWGYYLGIEKMLNPRHRLSLTFIGSPTKRGVGSASTQEAYDLVGSNFYNPNIGKQDDKWRNSRVKDYHEPMIQLSHIWKPGDNTNLTTSVGYRFGKNAYSALTWMNAPDPRPDYYRNLPSYFTARAVDPSFIPDEASAEYAENLWKSDRNTRYINWDKLYEINKNNNKKTYDSNGILLAEGLGSEYAIEDRMNDQQQFNFATVLNTNVANNFKLDAGLNMRLNRTHNYNKMKDLLGGEYWYDIDKFAERDFSGDPAKVQLNLLDPDRIVKKGDKMGHDYYAYIRDYNAWAVGKYKYDNLDAYAGVSLGVTSMMRKGLQQRGLFPTNSYGESDTKKFFNYGFKLGGVYSVTGNHFLEANMALMQQAPYFRNIFISPRTRNSYVTDPKPEKIYSGDLSYNIRLPWLRGRITGFYTRINDQTRGMSFYDDSQGSFSNLSITGIDTEYAGLEVGMEAKLSPTLTATGAFTYGRYRYASDADFIQTVDNSAKVIMQDKVYWNGLNTSGTPQTAGTIGLTYRAPWYGMFGINANYFDRNFISMNPIIRTERARTDLENKYAIPEKLKGGFTLDVFAGYSYRINYTTYLRFNISVSNVLNNKKMQSGGYEQLRVMVNNDKIIRPFDSKLFYMYGTTFFFNTSLQF
- a CDS encoding acetyl-CoA hydrolase/transferase family protein gives rise to the protein MSTNWRETYLNKICTADEAVRKGIKEGDHLVFGHAAAAPAVVSKALYDNRACFKDLSVFHMLYFGEAWHLKPEMEGIVKPVLNFLEGNSRPAYNERRADFLPCHFHEVPDLFKQKFYPVDVAVVKLSEPDESGYCSFGISNDYTKPACECARTIIAEINPNMPYIGGDNFIHISQIDYIIEDNSPITEIPGPPIGEIEMEIGRRCSELIHDGDTLQLGIGAIPDAVLQCLKDRKDMGIHTEMFTDGVMHMIRSGNINGANKTLHPGKVVTTLIMGSRELYEFLDHNPMIEAYSVNYTNDPFIIGKNKKMISINSCIEVDLTGQVASESIGHNQFSGTGGQVDYLRGARRSEGGFSILAFPSTARNGKESRIVPLLKEGATVTSMRNDVDYFVTEYGVARLKGKTLKQRAYALVEIAHPQFRETLLKNIKERFE